The Desmonostoc muscorum LEGE 12446 genome includes a region encoding these proteins:
- a CDS encoding GNAT family N-acetyltransferase, with product MKYTQRLAIPEDKTAIAPLWQAFAQERSQSDPAITLKANFDFERYIEYQLAKLHTYCFVLEFDEQIVGFISIYIYDEAPPPDIVVDIEILENPFKPRRVGAVLGLYVQEQHRKPETIKLLIDVAIAKGEELKISDIDVLVSIEQTGIQALLTRAGFTKSAIQYSKHFEISYTNLPNLHTPILKEVEISAGAIPLRDPKKNVVVKNSHGELVYLYPVKNAAGIIYKNSRGLPIYPTPIRDPQTEEWVLDGEGKLIVCPAIFDVDGEVLEYQEIPQFCPPTYELIDGKLQLKQDENGNYVFAEVEKDEAGKVVRSPDGKPIFKQS from the coding sequence ATGAAGTATACACAAAGACTAGCGATCCCAGAAGATAAAACTGCGATCGCGCCTTTATGGCAGGCTTTTGCTCAAGAGCGATCGCAATCCGATCCGGCAATAACTCTCAAAGCAAATTTTGATTTTGAGCGATACATAGAATATCAACTCGCCAAACTTCATACATACTGTTTTGTTTTAGAATTTGATGAGCAAATTGTCGGATTTATATCTATTTATATCTACGATGAAGCACCCCCGCCCGATATTGTCGTTGATATCGAGATTTTAGAAAATCCTTTTAAACCTCGTCGTGTGGGTGCAGTGCTGGGATTATATGTACAAGAACAACACCGGAAACCAGAAACGATTAAACTACTAATTGATGTTGCGATCGCTAAAGGTGAAGAACTAAAAATTAGTGATATCGATGTATTAGTTAGCATTGAGCAGACAGGAATTCAGGCTCTATTAACCAGGGCTGGATTTACCAAATCAGCAATTCAATACAGTAAACATTTTGAAATTTCCTATACAAATTTACCGAATTTACATACTCCTATTCTGAAGGAAGTAGAGATTTCCGCAGGTGCGATCCCCTTACGAGATCCGAAAAAGAATGTAGTAGTGAAAAATTCTCATGGAGAACTAGTATATCTCTATCCTGTGAAAAATGCAGCAGGAATAATTTATAAAAATTCTAGAGGTTTACCCATTTATCCTACACCAATTCGAGATCCACAAACAGAGGAATGGGTATTAGATGGCGAGGGGAAATTGATAGTTTGTCCAGCAATATTTGATGTAGATGGGGAAGTTTTAGAATATCAAGAAATTCCTCAATTTTGTCCGCCTACTTATGAGCTAATTGATGGTAAATTACAGTTAAAGCAGGATGAAAACGGTAATTATGTGTTTGCTGAAGTGGAAAAAGATGAAGCAGGAAAAGTAGTGCGATCGCCAGACGGTAAACCCATATTCAAACAAAGTTAA
- a CDS encoding ammonium transporter gives MNKHVRPWHRLLALAIGSMVFAVFAPTIVQAADPPTVQSLSETTTKLQISIDTTWVLISGFLVFFMQTGFAMLEAGLIRQRGVVNALLENFIDAAVTILAWWAIGFGIAFGTSAGGLFGIDTFFLSQLPGADGSYPLGAPGSSAAINTYTLFFFQFAFAATASTITTGSMAGRTDFIGDLIYSAVMGAISYPIIVHWAWNSNGWLAKLYYHDFAGSSVVHTVGGWTALIGAYLLGPRPGRPAWGTLPPAHNLGLATLGAMILWFGWYGFNPGSTLGTGTPGLIGLVTINTTLAAGAGALSAIIFQYIRTGKWDLVYCLNGSLAGLVAITAPCAFVAPWASVLIGLTGGILVTLGVDLIESLHIDDPVGAFAVHGINGMMGTLSVGFLGQAELTLNKKAGLFLGGGFDLLGIQLLGVVAIVVFTVAFSFLMFGGLKALGRLRVDPQADRIGIDAYEHGASVWPDVYSLEEQEKNRNKTPEVGAFESE, from the coding sequence ATGAATAAGCATGTTCGACCCTGGCATCGCCTACTGGCGCTAGCTATCGGTTCAATGGTGTTTGCAGTTTTTGCCCCAACAATTGTACAGGCGGCAGATCCTCCGACTGTTCAGTCTTTATCCGAAACAACAACGAAACTGCAAATTTCCATTGATACTACCTGGGTACTAATCAGTGGGTTTTTAGTATTCTTCATGCAAACTGGCTTTGCCATGCTAGAAGCAGGTTTGATTCGGCAAAGAGGTGTAGTTAACGCCTTATTGGAAAACTTCATTGACGCTGCCGTAACCATTTTGGCATGGTGGGCGATCGGCTTTGGTATCGCCTTTGGTACGAGTGCTGGCGGTTTATTTGGTATAGATACCTTCTTCCTCAGTCAGCTACCTGGTGCAGATGGTAGCTATCCATTGGGTGCGCCAGGTTCTAGCGCTGCAATCAACACCTATACCTTGTTCTTCTTCCAATTTGCTTTCGCTGCTACCGCCAGTACCATCACTACTGGTTCAATGGCCGGAAGAACAGATTTTATTGGTGACTTAATTTACAGTGCCGTTATGGGGGCAATCAGCTACCCGATTATCGTTCACTGGGCGTGGAACTCCAACGGCTGGTTAGCCAAGCTGTACTATCATGATTTTGCTGGTAGTTCCGTTGTTCACACTGTGGGTGGTTGGACAGCACTGATTGGAGCTTATTTGCTTGGTCCCCGTCCTGGTCGTCCGGCGTGGGGAACACTACCACCGGCACACAACTTGGGGTTAGCGACTCTCGGAGCAATGATTTTATGGTTTGGCTGGTACGGGTTCAACCCTGGTTCAACTTTGGGAACAGGTACTCCTGGGTTAATTGGTTTAGTAACAATTAATACTACACTTGCCGCAGGAGCAGGAGCGCTATCAGCGATAATTTTCCAATATATTCGCACGGGTAAGTGGGATTTAGTTTATTGTCTCAACGGTTCACTAGCAGGATTAGTGGCAATTACAGCACCTTGTGCTTTTGTTGCTCCCTGGGCTTCGGTTTTGATTGGTTTAACAGGTGGTATTTTGGTGACGCTAGGAGTAGATTTAATTGAGTCATTGCACATTGATGACCCGGTGGGGGCTTTTGCCGTACACGGTATCAATGGCATGATGGGTACTCTCTCCGTTGGCTTCTTAGGTCAAGCAGAACTGACCTTGAATAAAAAAGCAGGGTTGTTTTTAGGCGGTGGCTTTGATTTGCTGGGCATACAACTTTTGGGGGTAGTAGCAATTGTAGTTTTCACCGTCGCCTTTAGCTTTTTGATGTTTGGTGGTCTAAAAGCCCTGGGACGCCTGCGCGTCGATCCCCAAGCCGATCGCATTGGTATTGATGCTTACGAACACGGTGCGTCAGTATGGCCGGATGTTTATTCACTAGAAGAACAAGAAAAAAATCGCAATAAAACTCCAGAAGTTGGAGCTTTTGAAAGCGAATAG
- a CDS encoding TMEM165/GDT1 family protein codes for MKVDSAPLGISGISPSEIELELKDSNDFNLTPAPCLPVQPVVADNPRKQESSLVVFGTTFITIFLAEIGDKTQLSTLLMSAESHSPWVVFIGSAAALITTSLLGVLLGSWIANRLSPKTVEKSAGVMLLLISLMLFWDVFVGH; via the coding sequence GTGAAAGTAGACTCTGCACCTTTAGGCATTTCTGGCATATCTCCATCTGAGATCGAGCTAGAACTGAAAGACAGCAATGATTTTAACCTAACTCCTGCTCCCTGCCTGCCAGTTCAGCCTGTGGTTGCCGATAATCCTCGAAAGCAGGAATCATCACTAGTAGTTTTTGGTACAACTTTCATAACTATCTTTTTAGCAGAGATTGGAGATAAGACTCAGCTCTCAACGCTGTTAATGAGTGCAGAATCGCATTCACCGTGGGTAGTATTTATCGGTTCTGCGGCTGCACTCATAACCACCAGCTTATTAGGTGTACTTTTAGGTAGTTGGATAGCCAACCGACTCAGCCCAAAAACTGTGGAAAAATCAGCAGGCGTAATGTTGTTGTTGATTTCTCTAATGCTGTTTTGGGATGTATTTGTTGGTCATTAG
- the purE gene encoding 5-(carboxyamino)imidazole ribonucleotide mutase, whose product MAPLVGIIMGSDSDLPTMKDAIAICDEFGVENEVAIVSAHRTPERMVEYAKLAHQRGIKVIIAGAGGAAHLPGMVASLTPLPVIGVPVATRNLQGLDSLYSIVQMPAGIPVATVAIGNAKNAGLLAVQILATAQPELLEKVQQYRQTLCESVIAKQAKLEKLGYEQYLQQMF is encoded by the coding sequence ATGGCTCCTTTAGTTGGTATTATCATGGGCAGCGATTCTGATTTGCCCACTATGAAAGACGCGATCGCAATTTGTGACGAATTTGGCGTTGAAAATGAAGTGGCGATCGTTTCTGCTCATCGTACCCCAGAACGCATGGTGGAATATGCTAAACTCGCACACCAACGCGGTATTAAGGTAATTATTGCTGGTGCGGGTGGTGCTGCTCATCTTCCCGGAATGGTAGCCTCTTTAACTCCCCTTCCTGTCATCGGTGTTCCTGTAGCCACTCGGAACCTGCAAGGACTAGATTCTTTGTATTCAATAGTACAAATGCCTGCTGGTATTCCCGTAGCTACAGTGGCGATCGGTAATGCCAAAAATGCTGGGCTTTTAGCAGTACAAATACTCGCAACAGCACAACCAGAATTGTTAGAAAAAGTCCAACAATATCGCCAAACTCTATGCGAATCGGTAATCGCCAAGCAAGCCAAACTAGAAAAACTCGGTTATGAGCAATATTTACAACAAATGTTCTAA
- the psb30 gene encoding photosystem II reaction center protein Ycf12/Psb30 — translation MFDAVGDLFNAFTSINWEVIFQLLSVALIVIAGPAVIFVLAFRNGNL, via the coding sequence ATGTTTGACGCTGTGGGTGATTTATTTAACGCTTTTACCAGCATCAATTGGGAAGTTATTTTTCAATTACTGTCCGTGGCGCTAATCGTGATTGCTGGGCCTGCGGTAATCTTTGTCCTGGCATTTCGCAACGGTAACCTTTAA
- a CDS encoding ammonium transporter, whose translation MYKQKSNPKRRHLSVRNYREFAQSNSKVKRFYLAIKRLTPSWQACLPLACLIVLGWGYAAVAQTPAAGPTTAELKVAIDTLWVAIAAFLVFFMNAGFCMLETGFCRQKNAVNVLAKNLIVFALATVAFWAIGFGLMFGDGNGFIGLNGFFLSGADNSPATGDAYKGVFSALGWAGVPLAAKFLFQLVFAGTAATIVSGAVAERIKFIDFLIFSLLLVGISYAITGHWIWGGGWLAKNGFWDFAGSTVVHSAGGWAALMGAAFLGPRIGKYQDKQVVALPGHNMSIATLGCLILWLGWFGFNPGSVMAADPSAITHIALTTNMAGAVGGIAATVTAWLYLGKPDLSMIINGILAGLVGVTASCAYISIGSAFIIGLIAGVIVVFSVTFFDKIGIDDPVGATSVHLVCGIWGTLAVGLWSVGPGVYSWYGEALGPAKGLFAGGGFGQLGVQLLGVVSVGGITVLLSSIFWLVLKATLGIRVSTEEELEGLDIGEHGMEAYSGFLKEGDATAFSEGQSSIGKF comes from the coding sequence ATGTACAAACAAAAATCGAACCCAAAAAGAAGGCATCTATCTGTAAGAAATTACAGAGAATTTGCACAATCAAACTCAAAAGTCAAGAGATTCTATTTAGCAATTAAGCGACTTACTCCCAGTTGGCAAGCCTGCTTACCTTTAGCCTGTCTGATTGTATTGGGTTGGGGTTATGCCGCAGTTGCCCAAACTCCAGCTGCCGGCCCGACCACAGCAGAACTCAAAGTTGCTATTGATACCCTGTGGGTTGCGATCGCTGCATTTTTGGTATTCTTCATGAATGCTGGTTTTTGTATGTTAGAAACTGGCTTCTGTCGCCAGAAAAATGCAGTCAACGTTCTTGCTAAAAACTTGATTGTCTTTGCTCTGGCCACCGTTGCTTTTTGGGCAATTGGTTTTGGCTTGATGTTCGGCGACGGCAACGGCTTCATCGGATTGAATGGGTTTTTCCTATCAGGAGCAGATAACAGTCCGGCAACAGGAGATGCCTATAAAGGTGTCTTTAGTGCCCTTGGTTGGGCTGGTGTACCCCTAGCTGCCAAGTTTTTATTCCAGTTAGTATTTGCCGGAACCGCAGCAACAATTGTTTCTGGTGCAGTTGCTGAAAGAATTAAATTTATTGACTTCCTCATTTTCAGCCTCTTACTCGTAGGTATTTCTTACGCCATTACTGGACACTGGATTTGGGGTGGCGGTTGGCTGGCAAAAAACGGTTTCTGGGATTTTGCCGGTTCTACGGTGGTTCACTCAGCTGGTGGCTGGGCAGCTTTAATGGGAGCAGCATTTCTCGGTCCCCGCATTGGTAAATATCAAGACAAGCAAGTTGTTGCCCTACCAGGTCACAACATGAGTATTGCCACCTTGGGTTGTTTAATTCTTTGGTTGGGTTGGTTTGGTTTCAACCCCGGTTCTGTAATGGCTGCCGATCCTAGTGCAATTACTCACATTGCTTTAACAACCAACATGGCTGGCGCAGTCGGTGGTATTGCCGCTACAGTTACAGCTTGGCTTTACTTAGGTAAGCCAGACCTGTCAATGATTATCAATGGTATTTTGGCTGGCTTAGTTGGCGTTACAGCATCTTGTGCCTACATCAGCATTGGCAGTGCTTTCATCATTGGCTTAATTGCTGGAGTCATCGTAGTTTTCTCCGTCACATTCTTTGACAAAATTGGTATTGATGACCCAGTGGGAGCTACCTCAGTTCACCTAGTTTGCGGTATCTGGGGAACTCTAGCAGTAGGTTTGTGGTCTGTCGGTCCTGGTGTTTACTCCTGGTATGGTGAGGCACTTGGCCCAGCAAAAGGTCTATTTGCAGGTGGTGGATTTGGACAGTTAGGTGTTCAATTGCTCGGTGTTGTCTCAGTGGGCGGCATCACTGTTTTACTCAGTAGTATTTTTTGGCTAGTGCTGAAAGCTACCTTAGGTATCAGAGTATCCACAGAAGAGGAATTAGAAGGTTTAGATATCGGTGAACACGGTATGGAAGCTTACAGCGGATTCCTCAAAGAAGGTGATGCAACTGCATTTTCTGAAGGACAAAGTTCAATTGGAAAATTTTGA
- a CDS encoding TMEM165/GDT1 family protein, giving the protein MDWHLLGLSFITVFLSELGDKSQLAAIALSGRCQSPRAVFFGTASALILTSLLGALAGGAVSELLPTRLMKAIAAVGFAILAARLLLFNNEASSDSEQTP; this is encoded by the coding sequence ATGGATTGGCATCTTCTTGGACTGAGCTTTATTACAGTTTTTTTATCAGAATTAGGTGACAAAAGTCAGCTAGCAGCGATCGCACTTTCAGGGCGTTGTCAATCTCCGCGTGCTGTATTTTTTGGCACAGCGTCAGCGCTAATATTGACAAGCCTTTTGGGAGCGTTAGCAGGGGGAGCAGTGTCAGAATTATTACCTACACGCTTGATGAAAGCGATCGCTGCTGTGGGATTTGCCATCCTCGCTGCACGTCTGCTGTTATTTAACAATGAAGCATCATCTGATTCAGAACAAACACCATAA
- the nagA gene encoding N-acetylglucosamine-6-phosphate deacetylase: protein MTQGTQSALEIINARVPGYKDLQMLLVNQEGIIEQISPMSKVGVGTHSCASLLNVAGDWISLGGVDLQINGALGLAFPDLRSENAYLLEKITQYLWDVGVDGFLPTLVTTSIENIQRSLAVIANFTEKERSCAKILGVHLEGPFLNFQKRGAHPAEYLLPLTIDEVKRVLGDYAHVVKVITLAPELDPIGEVIPYLRSVGITVSLGHSQATAAQAERAFELGATMVTHAFNAMPPLHHREPGLLGAAITHPDVMCGFIADGEHVSPTMLQILLRASDGEKGLFLVSDALAPLGLPDGVYPWDSRQIEVKNGTARLPDGTLSGTTLPLLVGVQNLVKWGICDVESAILLATNAPRQAIGLPGIVPVQTANLLRWHWDKQTKELSWQRL from the coding sequence ATGACTCAAGGAACACAAAGTGCCCTAGAAATTATCAATGCTAGAGTGCCTGGATACAAAGATTTGCAAATGCTGTTGGTTAATCAAGAGGGAATAATTGAGCAAATCTCGCCAATGAGTAAGGTTGGTGTAGGGACGCACAGCTGTGCGTCCCTACTAAATGTAGCAGGTGACTGGATTTCTCTGGGCGGCGTTGATTTGCAAATTAACGGTGCATTGGGATTGGCATTTCCTGATTTGAGAAGTGAAAATGCTTATCTTCTTGAGAAAATAACGCAATATTTGTGGGATGTAGGGGTAGATGGATTTTTACCGACACTTGTCACAACTTCGATAGAAAATATTCAGCGATCGCTGGCAGTTATTGCTAATTTTACTGAAAAAGAGAGGTCATGCGCCAAAATTCTCGGAGTACATCTAGAAGGGCCATTTTTGAATTTCCAAAAGCGTGGCGCACATCCAGCAGAGTACCTGTTACCCTTAACAATTGACGAGGTAAAGCGGGTTTTGGGAGATTATGCCCATGTTGTGAAAGTTATCACCTTAGCGCCAGAATTAGATCCCATCGGCGAAGTCATTCCATATTTGCGTTCTGTGGGGATTACCGTTAGTTTAGGACATTCCCAAGCAACAGCCGCCCAAGCAGAACGCGCCTTTGAACTAGGTGCAACGATGGTAACCCATGCTTTCAATGCTATGCCACCACTACATCATCGTGAACCTGGTTTATTAGGGGCAGCAATTACCCATCCGGATGTGATGTGTGGTTTTATTGCTGATGGAGAACATGTTTCGCCTACTATGTTGCAAATTTTACTGCGTGCCAGTGATGGAGAAAAGGGGCTGTTTCTAGTTAGCGATGCCCTTGCACCTCTGGGATTACCCGATGGGGTGTATCCTTGGGACAGTCGGCAAATTGAAGTCAAAAACGGCACTGCACGATTGCCAGATGGCACATTATCAGGAACGACTTTACCTTTATTGGTGGGAGTGCAGAATTTGGTCAAGTGGGGAATTTGTGATGTGGAAAGTGCGATTTTATTAGCTACCAATGCACCTAGACAAGCAATTGGTTTACCGGGAATTGTTCCAGTGCAAACTGCTAATTTATTACGCTGGCATTGGGATAAACAGACAAAAGAACTATCTTGGCAACGATTATAA
- a CDS encoding D-alanine--D-alanine ligase family protein — MPVLRILHLVGSAQDDFYCDLSRLYAEDCLAATAERSRYDFQIAYITPDRQWRFPRSLSREDIAQAKPISVSDAIELITAQNIDVMLPQMFCIPGMTHYRALFDLLKIPYVGNTPDLMAIAAHKAKAKAIVEAAGVKVPRGELLRQGDVPTITPPVVIKPASSDNSLGVTLVKDASEYDAALKKAFEYASEVIVEAFIELGREVRCGIIVKDGELIGLPLEEYLVDPDEKPIRTYADKLQKTEDGNLHLMAKDKTRAWIVDPNDPITEKVQQVAKKCHQALGCRHYSLFDFRIDPEGQPWFLEAGLYCSFAPKSVISSMAKAAGIPLTELLMIAIDETLGSNKTGVRIQNSELVNTLPIKR, encoded by the coding sequence ATGCCAGTACTTCGTATCCTTCATTTAGTTGGCTCTGCACAGGATGATTTTTACTGTGATTTGTCACGCCTTTACGCCGAAGATTGTTTGGCAGCAACAGCAGAGCGATCGCGCTATGATTTTCAGATTGCATACATCACACCCGATCGCCAGTGGCGATTTCCTCGCTCTCTGAGTCGAGAAGATATTGCTCAGGCTAAACCGATTTCTGTGTCTGATGCCATAGAGTTGATAACGGCACAAAACATTGACGTTATGTTACCACAAATGTTTTGTATCCCTGGGATGACTCACTACCGTGCCCTATTCGACCTGCTGAAGATTCCTTACGTAGGCAATACTCCGGATCTCATGGCAATAGCAGCTCACAAAGCAAAAGCTAAAGCAATTGTGGAAGCAGCAGGGGTGAAAGTGCCTCGTGGAGAACTGCTGCGCCAGGGAGATGTTCCGACAATTACACCTCCGGTAGTCATCAAACCCGCAAGTTCGGACAACTCGCTAGGGGTGACTTTAGTTAAAGATGCTTCCGAGTATGACGCTGCTTTGAAGAAAGCATTTGAATATGCTTCGGAGGTGATTGTAGAAGCATTCATCGAACTCGGTCGAGAAGTCAGATGCGGCATCATTGTTAAAGACGGGGAGTTAATCGGTTTACCTCTTGAAGAGTATCTGGTTGACCCTGACGAAAAACCCATCCGCACCTATGCTGACAAACTCCAAAAAACGGAGGATGGCAATTTGCATTTGATGGCTAAAGATAAAACTAGGGCTTGGATTGTAGACCCTAATGACCCCATCACCGAAAAGGTTCAGCAAGTGGCTAAGAAGTGTCATCAAGCTTTAGGCTGTCGCCACTACAGTTTATTTGACTTCCGTATCGACCCAGAGGGACAACCTTGGTTTTTAGAAGCTGGGTTGTATTGTTCTTTTGCCCCCAAAAGCGTGATTTCCTCTATGGCCAAAGCAGCAGGAATCCCTTTAACAGAGTTGTTAATGATAGCGATCGATGAAACGTTGGGCAGTAATAAAACAGGAGTCAGAATACAGAATTCAGAATTGGTGAATACTCTACCCATAAAGCGATAG
- a CDS encoding single-stranded-DNA-specific exonuclease RecJ, with amino-acid sequence MPDRPLTESSKQTRSLPNQRWQIYPQQTQLAQKLAVEINLSPIISQLLINRGIETPKAAQEFLNPESLVLPSPLEEFPDLAISIELLENAIASQTKIAICGDYDADGMTSTALLLRSLRTLGAKVDYAIPSRMHEGYGINKRIVEEFHTEGVGLILTVDNGISAFEPIARARELGLTIIITDHHDIPQKLPPANAILNPKLIAESSPYRGVAGVGVAYILAVSLAQQLGETKGLIRPMLALFTLGTIADLAPLTGVNRRWVKRGLQHLPKSDLAGIQALIQVAGVQARGEEGAGEQGSKGAEEKIPNPKSKIQNPKSLKPEDIGFRLGPRINAIGRIGNPQTVIELLTTDDMGMALERAMQCEQINISRQEMCEQIEQEAIAVVETLHVTSLQQDRVLVVVQPNWHHGVIGIVASRLVERYGVPVFIGTYEDEQHIRGSARGIPEFDVFAALEYCHDLLGKFGGHKAAGGFSLPAENLQLLRSRLVEFASGCLEPQHLKPLLKIDAEVNLNQINQQLYQQLNALHPCGIDNPDPIFWTPNVQVVEQQIVGKGHIKLTIAQTIDGQQYKIKAIAWRWRDYFRLPSRLDVAYKLRENHFNGNTTIELELVGARLPIQVQQFFVSPPTSSSTSFEYNQRQYTCGLYKNGLAAELRIKNPEGKVLAMQPGQLNGLLGTNRQDAKEVDISQPQYDSIIQAALQALSVVSAEL; translated from the coding sequence GTGCCAGACCGACCTTTAACTGAATCCTCAAAACAAACCAGATCCTTACCCAATCAACGTTGGCAGATTTATCCACAACAAACTCAATTAGCTCAGAAGCTAGCGGTTGAGATAAATCTTTCACCCATCATCAGCCAATTATTAATTAATCGCGGTATCGAAACGCCAAAAGCAGCACAAGAATTTTTAAATCCAGAGTCTTTAGTTTTGCCTTCCCCCTTAGAAGAATTTCCAGATTTGGCCATTAGTATAGAGTTACTGGAAAATGCGATCGCCTCTCAAACAAAAATCGCTATTTGTGGTGACTACGATGCTGATGGCATGACTAGTACTGCTTTACTTTTGCGTAGCCTCCGCACTTTAGGCGCAAAAGTAGATTATGCTATTCCCAGTCGGATGCACGAAGGCTATGGTATTAATAAACGTATAGTTGAAGAATTTCACACTGAAGGTGTGGGGCTAATTCTCACTGTAGATAATGGCATCTCTGCATTTGAACCAATAGCTAGAGCTAGAGAACTTGGTCTTACAATTATTATCACCGACCACCACGACATCCCCCAAAAACTACCACCAGCGAATGCTATTCTCAACCCCAAACTGATAGCAGAATCATCTCCTTATCGGGGTGTTGCTGGTGTTGGTGTCGCCTATATTTTGGCAGTGTCTCTAGCACAACAGTTAGGAGAGACTAAAGGCTTAATTAGACCGATGTTAGCACTATTTACACTGGGGACGATCGCAGATTTAGCCCCCTTAACTGGCGTCAATCGCCGCTGGGTAAAACGCGGTTTACAACATTTACCTAAATCGGACTTAGCTGGAATCCAGGCGTTAATTCAGGTAGCTGGAGTGCAAGCGAGGGGAGAAGAGGGAGCAGGAGAGCAAGGGAGCAAGGGAGCAGAGGAGAAAATCCCCAATCCAAAATCCAAAATCCAAAATCCAAAATCGCTAAAGCCGGAAGATATCGGATTTCGCCTGGGGCCGCGAATTAATGCCATTGGCCGCATTGGTAATCCCCAGACTGTGATTGAACTGCTGACTACAGATGATATGGGGATGGCGCTGGAAAGAGCAATGCAGTGCGAACAAATAAATATCAGTCGTCAGGAGATGTGTGAGCAAATTGAACAAGAAGCGATCGCTGTTGTAGAGACGTTACATGTAACGTCTCTACAGCAAGACCGTGTATTAGTTGTTGTGCAACCCAACTGGCACCACGGTGTTATTGGTATCGTTGCCTCCCGCTTGGTGGAACGCTACGGCGTCCCTGTATTCATTGGTACTTATGAAGATGAGCAACACATACGCGGTTCAGCACGAGGAATTCCAGAGTTTGATGTGTTTGCAGCTTTGGAATATTGCCACGACTTACTAGGAAAATTTGGCGGACACAAAGCAGCCGGTGGATTTTCTCTTCCAGCAGAAAATTTACAGTTGTTGCGATCGCGTTTGGTTGAGTTTGCTAGTGGATGTCTTGAACCCCAACATCTCAAGCCTCTGCTGAAAATCGATGCCGAAGTCAACCTCAATCAAATCAATCAGCAGCTTTATCAACAGCTTAACGCTCTCCATCCTTGCGGTATCGACAATCCCGATCCCATCTTTTGGACACCTAATGTCCAAGTCGTTGAACAACAAATTGTTGGCAAGGGTCACATTAAACTGACAATTGCTCAAACTATTGATGGTCAACAGTATAAAATTAAAGCGATCGCCTGGCGTTGGCGCGATTACTTCCGCCTACCATCACGGCTGGATGTCGCTTATAAACTGCGAGAGAATCACTTTAACGGTAACACCACCATTGAGCTAGAGTTAGTAGGTGCGAGATTACCAATTCAGGTTCAACAATTTTTTGTTTCGCCGCCAACTTCTTCAAGCACCAGTTTTGAATACAACCAGAGACAGTATACTTGTGGTTTGTATAAAAATGGTTTGGCAGCAGAATTAAGAATTAAAAATCCTGAAGGCAAAGTCTTAGCTATGCAACCAGGACAGTTAAACGGTTTGCTTGGCACCAATCGTCAAGATGCCAAAGAAGTTGATATTTCTCAACCACAATACGACAGTATTATCCAGGCAGCCCTTCAAGCTTTATCAGTCGTAAGTGCTGAGTTATGA
- a CDS encoding YkgJ family cysteine cluster protein encodes MSTWQCIKQCGACCHLDPADRPDLDEYLSPPELELYLSMVGEGGWCINFDHTTRECRIYANRPRFCRVESEVFQDMYGIEPEELNDFAIDCCREQIDGVYGDRSLEILRFDRAVGL; translated from the coding sequence ATGTCAACTTGGCAATGTATAAAACAATGTGGAGCCTGCTGTCATCTCGATCCAGCAGATCGTCCAGATTTGGATGAGTATCTCTCACCTCCAGAACTAGAACTTTACCTCAGCATGGTAGGTGAAGGAGGATGGTGCATTAATTTTGACCATACTACGCGAGAGTGCCGCATCTACGCGAATCGTCCGCGCTTCTGTCGCGTGGAGTCAGAAGTGTTTCAAGATATGTATGGAATTGAACCAGAAGAACTCAATGATTTTGCCATTGACTGCTGTCGTGAACAAATCGACGGGGTATATGGCGATCGCAGTTTAGAAATACTACGGTTTGATCGAGCTGTTGGCCTTTGA